The genome window CTCCCAGAGTCGGGATTGTAAATTAACCCGTTTTCCTGATTAAATAATTCTGAGGGTAAAAAAGTTCGTGGGGGTAAATCTAAATCAAAATCTCGTCGAGAAATAACGATAATATCTCTACCAGGTTGAAAGTCTCGGATACGTTGGAATCCTACACCAGGTGGAGTTAACACAAAGCGATCGCTACCTACACCACCTGTAAGTATATTATGACCAGGTCCACCAAATAAGAGATCATCTCCTGCACCACCAATTAAGGTATCATTACCTTGAGCACCCCTGATGGTATCATTACCAGTTGTACCCCTAATCAAATCATCTCTAGGACTACCGTTAAAGTTTCCTTGTGTCCTATTTTTGACCTCTCTAACCGCAGCATAAGTATTTAAACGCAAATATTCTAACTCTGTATTTTCTACGTTGTCGTCTTCGTCATCCCCATCAAAGATAGTATCTGCGGTAGTCATTAAAATGTCTCTGATTTGTTGAGGAGTTAATAAACTGTCTCCAAATTCTAAGGCTGCTTGCTGCATTAAAACTACAGTCCCTGTTACCATGGGTGTAGCCATACTTGTACCCGCTTTTGTCCCTAATTCATCTCCTGGAATGGTACTATTAATAACAGCACCAGGTGCAAATAAAAAGTTATCAGCTTGGAGACGTTGACTAAAACTAACCAGGCGATCGCTATCTGTAGAATAATCAATACCACCCGATCGCCACTTTACCCGATTATCTGTTTGATCTTGCCAAGTTGCACCCACAGCTAGGGTACTATAGATAGCAGGAGAAGCTAAACCTGGTTCTTGATATCTGAAATAATGATTACCTCCGGCTGCAACTACGCTAATTCCTTGGGTTTCTAACTCTGTGATTTGGTTAAGTATAAAATCTTCTTCTACTTCATCTACTGAGGTATAAAAACCACTCCCACCAGAGATATTAACCGCGATAATATTATATTCTTCTTGATTTTCTGATATCCAATCTAAAGCTTCAGCTAGGGGGGTGTTGTCACCCTCCCCATTATTAGCAAATACCCTTAAAGGTATCAAACCTACAGCAGTAGCAATACCAATATCAGGATCACTAGCTCCAATAATACCCGCTACGTGTGTTCCATGTCCATCTGTATCGACAATTTCTTCACTATCTTCGAGAAAATCATATCCTCTGCGATAATTAGCTTCTAATAAAGAGTGATTGGTGTCTAATCCAGTATCGATTATGACTACACTAAACCCACTCCCATCTAAACTACTAAACTCGGAGTCGTTACGCAATTGGGTTAAACCAATAATCTCAAAAGCTGAACTCATTTATGTTGTTAAATCCCAAATTCTGATAGTTTTATCACCACTACCACCGGCTAAAAAGCGACCATCCCGACTATAATTTACTGAGTAAACCCAATCAGAATGACCCGTTAAGGTACGTATTTCTCTTCCCGTTGCTACATTCCAAATTTTGATAGTATTATCATCACTACCACTAGCTAAAAAGCGACCGTCGGGACTATAATTTACTGACCTAACCCAATTAGAATGACCTGTAAGAGTACGTATTTCTCTTCCCGTTGCTACTTCCCAAATTTTGATAGTATTATCATCACTACCACTAGCTAAAAAGCGACCGTCAGGACTATAATTTACTGAGTTAACCCTAGCCGAATGACCGGTTAGGGTACGTATTTCTCTTCCTGTTTTTACATTCCAAATTTTGATAGTATTATCATCACTACCACTAGCTAAAAAGCGACCATCCCGACTATAATTTACTGAGTTAACCC of Gloeocapsa sp. DLM2.Bin57 contains these proteins:
- a CDS encoding WD40 repeat domain-containing protein, whose product is VNSVNYSRDGRFLASGSDDNTIKIWNVKTGREIRTLTGHSARVNSVNYSPDGRFLASGSDDNTIKIWEVATGREIRTLTGHSNWVRSVNYSPDGRFLASGSDDNTIKIWNVATGREIRTLTGHSDWVYSVNYSRDGRFLAGGSGDKTIRIWDLTT